In one Musa acuminata AAA Group cultivar baxijiao chromosome BXJ2-5, Cavendish_Baxijiao_AAA, whole genome shotgun sequence genomic region, the following are encoded:
- the LOC135612271 gene encoding transcription factor KUA1-like has product MVRKCSHCGHNGHNSRTCISTRSSMAGGGGVRLFGVQLHMASPLKKSFSMECLSYTYPAASSSSPSSSSSSLGSIDEATEKISHGYLSDGLGGRTQERKKGVPWTEEEHRSFLIGLEKLGKGDWRGISRNFVTTRTPTQVASHAQKYFLRQNSLNKKKRRSSLFDVVANCEGAAHNTASSKSEDASFSSELHVPTLSLTMAGHKASETTTIDLNSSGQEQVIQMSSSQSPSSMERTRAQLSNLDLELRISSSPGSLCLGTIRVT; this is encoded by the exons ATGGTAAGGAAATGTTCTCACTGTGGACACAATGGCCACAACTCCAGGACTTGTATCAGCACAAGAAGCAGCATGGCTGGTGGAGGTGGAGTGAGGCTCTTTGGGGTGCAGCTTCACATGGCATCCCCTCTGAAGAAGAGCTTTAGCATGGAGTGTCTCTCCTACACTTACCCTgctgcttcttcctcttccccatcatcatcatcatcttctcttgGTTCCATAGATGAAGCCACCGAGAAGATATCTCATGGTTATCTCTCTGATGGTCTTGGTGGCAGAACACAGGAGAGGAAAAAGG GAGTGCCATGGACCGAGGAAGAACACAGATCGTTTCTTATTGGACTCGAGAAACTTGGAAAGGGAGATTGGCGAGGCATCTCCCGCAACTTTGTGACCACAAGGACCCCAACACAGGTTGCTAGCCATGCTCAGAAGTACTTTCTCAGACAAAACAGCCTCAACAAGAAGAAGCGTCGATCGAGCCTTTTCGATGTG GTTGCAAACTGTGAGGGGGCAGCTCACAACACTGCCTCTTCGAAGTCAGAGGATGCTTCCTTCTCATCGGAGCTGCATGTTCCGACTCTGTCCCTCACCATGGCAGGCCATAAAGCTTCTGAAACTACCACAATCGATCTCAACTCTTCAGGCCAAGAACAAGTAATACAGATGTCATCATCACAGTCACCTTCCTCCATGGAAAGGACTCGTGCTCAGCTCTCAAATCTGGATTTAGAGCTCAGGATTTCCTCATCCCCTGGCAGCCTATGTCTTGGAACCATCAGAGTTACTTAA
- the LOC135612272 gene encoding transcription factor MYB8-like — translation MGRAPCCDKANVKRGPWSPEEDATLKIYIEKHGTGGNWIALPQKAGLKRCGKSCRLRWLNYLRPDIKHGAFTEEEDTIICTLYNRLGSRWSIIASQMPGRTDNDVKNYWNTKLKKKLMLRHANLSVTNRILHSPPPTSPPPILPTVKTELFSNTDFDFPTVPLHPDYGITTDQSQKLYSDVMPYAHANGQVVSPSEEVSATSSSITVETGSSHSFLNWCTAGVGSNDLFLSALGFGGAGDFLGGYECQENLCFPNPSIMWAASETDAQGLHQSPTYS, via the exons ATGGGGAGAGCTCCGTGCTGCGACAAGGCGAACGTGAAGAGGGGCCCGTGGTCACCGGAGGAAGACGCGACCCTCAAGATCTACATCGAGAAGCATGGAACTGGCGGAAACTGGATCGCTTTGCCCCAGAAAGCAG GCCTCAAGCGTTGCGGCAAGAGCTGCAGGTTAAGGTGGCTCAATTACCTCCGGCCGGACATTAAGCATGGGGCCTTCACGGAGGAAGAGGATACCATCATTTGCACTCTTTACAATAGACTTGGAAGCAG GTGGTCTATAATTGCTTCCCAGATGCCTGGAAGAACTGACAATGATgtgaagaactactggaacaccaaGCTGAAGAAGAAGCTGATGCTAAGGCATGCCAACCTCTCCGTTACCAACCGCATTCTTCATAGCCCGCCGCCGACTTCGCCACCTCCTATCCTTCCTACGGTCAAAACTGAGCTTTTCAGCAACACCGATTTCGATTTCCCAACTGTGCCTCTTCATCCCGACTATGGCATCACCACCGACCAATCCCAGAAGCTGTACTCGGACGTCATGCCGTACGCCCACGCGAACGGGCAGGTGGTGTCCCCATCGGAGGAAGTCTCGGCAACTTCGTCATCCATCACCGTGGAAACCGGCAGCAGCCACAGCTTCTTGAACTGGTGTACCGCCGGAGTTGGTTCCAACGACTTGTTCCTCTCGGCGCTAGGGTTTGGAGGCGCCGGCGACTTCCTCGGGGGCTATGAGTGCCAGGAGAACCTCTGCTTCCCCAACCCGTCCATCATGTGGGCTGCTTCCGAGACCGATGCACAGGGGCTGCACCAAAGTCCCACATACTCATAG
- the LOC103984741 gene encoding syntaxin-71 — translation MSVIDILTRVDAICKKYERYDVEKLNADNVHGNDAFARLYASVESDIESALQKAEMAAGEKNRAAAVALNAEVRRTKARLLEEIPKLQRLAVKNVKGLSKEELATRSDLVLALPGRIQSIPDGSTNGSKQTESWTASRTEIRFDSTSDGRFESEYFQQTEESSQFRQEYEMRKMKQDQGLNIISEGLETLKNMAHDMNEELDRQVPLMDEIDTKVDKATSDLKNTNVRLKQTVNQLRSSRNFCIDIILLCVILGIAAYLYNVLKK, via the exons atgaGTGTGATCGACATCCTCACGCGGGTCGACGCGATCTGCAAGAAGTACGAGAGGTACGACGTCGAGAAGCTCAATGCCGACAACGTCCACGGCAATGACGCCTTCGCCCGCCTCTACGCCTCGGTCGAGTCCGATATCGAATCGGCCCTCCAG AAAGCGGAGATGGCGGCCGGCGAGAAGAATCGGGCGGCGGCTGTGGCGTTGAATGCCGAGGTCCGACGCACCAAGGCGCGGTTGTTGGAGGAGATCCCCAAGCTGCAGAGATTGGCCGTCAAGAAC GTAAAAGGGCTCTCGAAAGAAGAACTTGCAACACGAAGTGATCTGGTACTTGCTCTGCCAGGCAGAATTCAGTCAATTCCAGATGGGAGTACAAATGGATCAAAACAAACTGAAAGCTGGACAGCCTCTCGCACAGAAATTAGATTTGACTCAACTTCAG ATGGAAGGTTTGAGAGTGAGTATTTTCAACAGACTGAAGAATCAAGCCAATTTAGGCAAGAATATGAGATGCGCAAGATGAAACAG GATCAAGGTTTGAATATTATATCAGAAGGTCTTGAGACACTGAAAAACATGGCCCATGATATGAATGAG GAATTGGACaggcaagtccctctcatggatgAAATTGACACTAAG GTGGACAAGGCTACTTCAGACCTGAAGAATACTAATGTCAGACTTAAGCAGACTGTGAATCAG TTAAGATCCAGCCGCAACTTCTGCATTGACATAATCTTGTTGTGCGTTATTCTCGGCATTGCGGCTTATCTATACAA TGTTTTAAAGAAATGA